Sequence from the Pristiophorus japonicus isolate sPriJap1 chromosome 10, sPriJap1.hap1, whole genome shotgun sequence genome:
GGAATGTACACAATAATGGGCGCAAGCAAAAGGTTGCATGGCTTTTTGGAAGGAGCGAAGGAGCGGGACTTAAAAAGGAGCTGctcccaaagagccggcacaggaacgatgggccaagtggcctcctttttACATgtaaacagagaaaataggagcagtagtaggccatgcggcccttcgggcctgcaccgccattcaatatgatcatggctgatcctctatctcaacaccatattcccatgttttccccataccccttgatgtcttgtgtgctgtaagattctatgaagtcATGAGGAGTACCTGTTTAAGTCAAAAAAAAGGCTCACCTACTTGAAATACTTTTATATTCATATTGTATGCATATATAATTTTTCAAATATTTCATTGATACAGGTAATCCTTCCTCAGTCAGCAATCTGAAATGTATGTTTTATGACAATGTCAGTATGAACTGTACCTGGGATATCAACAAGCAAGCACCACCCGACGCACAGTATGATTTGTATTATATGTAAGTGTGAACTTTTATTTATCTACCTACCTAACTATCATCAAcaaaaacaataacaacttgtagttttatagcaccgttaacgtagtgaatggaatggcctacacctgcttctatttcttatgttaacataagaacataagaaataggagcaggagtaggccatttggccccttgagcctgctccgccattcaataagatcatggctgatctgatcttggcctcaactccacttccctgcccactccccataacccttgattctcttatcattcaaaaatgtgtctatctccatcttatattcaatgacccagcctccacaaatctctggggtagaaaattccaatgattcacgaccctctgagagaaaaaattcctcctcatctctgttttaaatggatgaccccttattctgaaactatgccccctagttctagattccccccatgaggggaaacatcctctctgcatctaccctggacaacccctcagaatcttataagtttcaataagatcatctctcattcttcgaaactccaatgagtataggcccaacctgctcaacctttcttcataagacaaccctttcatctcagcaatcaaccgtgtgaaccttctctgaactgtccccCATGTTCTTGTCTTTGTTGCTCTCAGTATGTGGGCTAAGTTTCTAGATCCCACAGAACGCTCTATATTtacaaccaaaattccctggattctggggaggtcccagcagattggaaaattgcaaaagttttaaaaaggaggcagacaaaaagcaggaaattatagaccagttagcctaacagctgtgtttgggaaaatgttggagtctattattaaagaagcagtagcaggacatttggataagcaaaattcggtcaggcatagtcagcatggatttatgaaggggaagtcatatttgacaaatttgctggagttctttgaggatgtaacgaacagggtggataaaggggaacccatggatgtggtgtatttggacttccagaaggcatttgacaaggtgccacataaaaggttactgcacaagataaaagttcacagggttggggataatatattagcagggatagaggattggctaaccaacagagaacagagagtcaggataagtggttcattctctgcttggtaaccagtaactagtggggtgccacagggatcagtgctgggaccccaactatttacaatctatataaatgacttggaagaagggactgagtgtaacgtagccaagtttgctgacaatacaaagatgagaggaaaagcaatgtgtaaggaggacccaaaaaatctacaaaagggcatagacaggctaagtgagtgggcaaaaatttggcagatggagtataatgttggaaagtgtgaggtcatgcactttggcagaaaaaaatcaaagagcaagttattatttaaatggacaaagattgcaaagtgctgcagtacagcgggacctgggggtacttgtgcatgaaatacaaaaggatagtatgcaggtacagcaagtgatcaggaaggccaatggtatcttggcctttattgtaaagggaatggagtttaaaagcagggaagtcttgctacaactatacaaggttttagtgagaccacacctggaatactgcgtgcagttttggattccatatttacgaaagaatatacttattttggaggcagttcagagaaggttcactaggttgattctggggatgaggggtttgacttatgaggaaaggttgagtaggttgggcctgtactcattgatcttattgaaacgtataagattatgagggggcttggcaaggtggatgtagagaggatgttcccactgatgggggagactagaactagagggcatgatcttagaataaggggccgcccatttaaaactgagatgaggaaaaaaatcTTTTCTCTGAAggtctgtaaatctgtggaatttgctgcctcagagagctgtggaagctgggacagtgaataaatttaagacagaaatagacagtttcttaaatgataagtgtttatggggagcgggcggggagtccatgatcagatcagccatgatcttattgagtgatggaacaggctcgaggggccgtatggcctactcctgctcctatttcttatgttcttatgtagcaggtCATAAGTTGAAAAGGAAGACGTAATAATCATTATCAGCTGTAACTTGCAATTGAGAGGCATTGAAACAGTTGAAAtagtaaggggggggggggcagaatttTCACGGGGGTGTCAGCAGGCATGATCGGTGGTGATCTGGTGAGATAGTGGGTTTTTTTCACAGCAGATGGGGACCCCGCTATCAACCCGCCAACatgcgcctttcccaatgtcgggtccgaGCAGATCCGACCAGCAGTGGCGGGGGGCCTAATTAAAATGATTAGCACCTAATTGCCAGATGATTAACAGCGTTTTTTCACTTACATTTTGTCTTTAATTTCATGACCATGGGATCCCCGTGCGCAGCTGTGTGCAGACCACGGCTGTCAAGCTAATGCGTGATTTCAGTGGTCATTACTCCAGCTGATCACTTCAAATGTACATCTTCAAATATACAATTAAATCTCCCACCTGACTGATGTtctctttcctcaggcagaagctcttTCCTCACTCCGTTTCCAGCACACATTCTACAGGCTTTCCAGTTTGAACTCTccaaccactctcacctcattggaagaactcgctCACCATTGAGAGCATGCTTCAGTCAGCtctacttcagctgccatctattccgtcAACATAAGTGTCCTTTATACTCTctcgccttggtcctcagaattccaccacgatcagcccaaaCACCAACAGCAGcacgcacaccagcatcaccagcaacaacatcaaccttctccacaaacaactgatctgcacaggacacaggacatcagcacccaaccatattGCTGTCCAAGTGGCTAAGGTTGGCctaaccatggccagatttacttcacttggtgcTGTGCACCctcactgccacatgatgcgccaggttggcaccacccgacGCCAACACGATAACGCATCCCTACGatttccaagccattcctttcacactcatgaccattgcagggggtaccgttacATCTCATCATTCACTCAACTcagtaagccactttcaaaggtgcacacaaatctgtccaagaaaggaaagtgttgaaaatgtttgacagcacattaacagaaattttgcACGAACATTGGattaaacacccaagtggctaaccttgtgtgctgttagttggtatgattgcacaaggatgagggtgagtgtgaggggtggttagtgaggtGGGagtatgataatgtagatagaatgggagggagaagggtggacaagcaagataagttggtgtgagtaaggatgtgcaagagtagggtagggaaagcagagtgatggggatgtggtgagaggCAGAGCAGGATGAAGGTAAGTGTGGCTTTGtgctaatgtttcgtgatctactgagatcattgaacggtttgcaccactgcacccaggtcctcctgacgacatccctgcttgtgccctccatgcaatgtgcaaccaggctgctttggtctcctggggaggtctcttccaagcAAATAGAGGGAATCATGAGAGGACCTGGGTACAGCTCTTCACCTCTGCCCGATATTGCCCTCGACTTAACCCCAGCGAGCCACTTCTAGATGCTCATTTGGCACCAAGCACCATGCATGAAATGACAGGTGTGTAACGTTCCTTTAGGCTTAACGCCAACAGCAATTTTCAGCCTTATTTGGCTTTTGTAACTGAGCTGAAATAAGGGCACAGATTTTATGGTCAGCGGCGAAGGAACGGCGATCACCGTTAACTATGTTGCCAGCTTCCAACAATTTTTTTGAGGGATTGTGAATGTAGACTTGCTCCAATCCGGCGTCTGATCCAGCAcggtgccctctacagggcatctgtggCATTGTTGAGCAGGTCAAGAAATAGCGAGGCTCTGCAACTAATCAGATTAAGAATCCTCACCGAGACACGCAGATTCCAAACACGGAAGTAAAAATCAGGAAATATAAATTCgatttaaatgatgtacagaaagcaaaataaagattgggaaagccagatgggattaagagagagagataaaagagacatacgaaaacagtaaaaaaaaatgttgatcTCCCacactaattttcttctgaggaaatgagactccacacttgtaaatttTTTTCAGGGTCAGAAAGGTTaatcagcagtaattatcacttatcacgccagtaaaaactcacttactcctgaaaGCACCAGTCATAACTGTTTCAGTGGGAAACTGGTGTGCAAGCACAGCAAGTTCACGCCATTGCAGTCATTTCAGTGTCGAGTCTGTCGGCGAGGACAGTAACAGCACACCCTGTGATGGAGCGGAGTATCTCCGACAGCAACaatggatttccgtgtttaactgcacatgtgcggacgCCAGAGGTTGCTGTCAGATCTGTTCCataataacagtgagtgctgatagcctcGCCATTATTATGACTGCAAAACTCCAGGCCATTATATTCTATGCGCACATTTATTTCTTAAATATTATCTTTTCAAGGCTTCAGTACACCAATGAAAGAAAATACTGCAAGAGCTATCTTACGCATGGACGGAGAAAGGGTGCCTGCCATGTTGAGAAGTATAACTTGCAACCTATTGATGATGCTACAATTTGTGTTGCTGATTCAAGGCCAAATCTGATGAAACCTTATTGCAAAGATATCACTCCACTTACCTTTTGTAAGCTCTACTCTCTTTAATTTTATATTATCTTTGGTTCTCGACTATGCATTTGAAATGTAGTCAACCTGTTAATTGAAATGTCCTAGTTAAAATGAATATATCCTATTGCCATCAATGATAATACTTTAAATGTTAAGTATAAGTATTAGTGATGGATGATGCTAAGAACCAACCTGTTGGTGTGTTTGTTTTAATGAGTTATCTTCCTTGTTTCAGATGAAGTCGGTCCTCCAATGAACATTAAAGAAACAGAAAGTCACATAGAATGGGAACCTCCAAGAGGGAAACATCCTTTGAACGATTTTATTTATCAAATACAAATCGCAGATGGGAGCAACTATGTCAAAGCTGAGGTTTGTAATATTCAGAAGTCCAACCATTATcccaactcgcacaaagtcccattagcccattactcctgtgctcactgacctacattggcttccagttcagCAACACCACAAttgtaaaattttcatccttgctttcaaatccctccatgacctcaaccCTCCttgtcactgtaatctcctccaactctgCAACACTCTAAGAGCTCTGCATTCCActcattctggccttttgtgcatccccaattttcaccGCTCCACCATTAGCAGCCATGCCTTTAGTTGCCTCGACCCTAAGTTATGGAATTCataccctaaacctctccccctcctctgttaagatgctccttaagacctacctctttgatcaagtttttggttacctgatataatatctccttatgtgactttgtgtcagattttgtttgataatgctcctgtgaagtgctgtatggtgtttgttttccactctactttgattcatagacctcgggaattacaggaaggactccacgtaaacgcaaagtttaggcttaaacccaactgttagtttattgcacaaaaaacaataaaaaattaaaaaacaagACTTCTTAGGAATtaatcgaagacatacaatcacccatccaaccagttgctgctgttgtcggtTGTAGACTCATGGAGCTAGGGAAGGTGTTGGGTCCCCGCTGCTGCTTCATGGCCATTGTACCTTTTGACCTGCTGTTCAGAGGTGTTTATTCGACCTGTTATTCTTCTCTGATGTTCCTCTCCGATGTTTTCTCCTTCTTGTTCCGAGCTGTTGTTCTTAGCTCTTACATATATATCTATTCTTCATATccgtccttcacggcaaacgaaccaaagttgGGTAGAGGAAAtgatacaagggacaccctcaaagcctccctgataaaatacaacatccccaccgacacctgggagtccctggtcaaagaccgccctaagtggagggcgctgagcacctcgagtctcgtcgccgagagcatgcagatatcaaacacaggcagcgcaaagagcgtgcggcaagccagtcccacccatcctttccctcaatgactatctgtcccacctgtgacagggactgtggttcccgtattggactgttcagccacctaagcactcatttttagagtggaagcaagtcttcctcgattccaagagactgcctatgatgatgatgatatatccaCTTGATGAATACATCTCCTACTGGGCTGCTTTTCAGTTAATGTGCCTGTTTGAGtcttgatggctgtgatgatggatcTGGATCTGTTAGAATGGCCACAATTCACACAcggaatcgacagggcaaaagataacttttTATCTTTTGTGCCTCGTTATCCAAAAATGTACGTCTTGTGGGTTCCTTTGTGGccctgggttttcgcagacttgtagtctccatggggaactggttttccccttctggccaattaatccatgggctcctctgcttgattgtatcaaaccctttgtcccgatgtttaatcgggtctcgctcctgaccgcagaaattgcattaatcagttatgagtcgccacctgccccaggctggtgctcttttctcCCGCCCATTTTAGtctgtggcctcttgctgtgccttgatcgtgccttgggatattttatggggtgcagtagcatagtggttatgttactggactagtaacccagcgacctggactaatgatctgaagacatgagttcaaatcccatgataaatgtagttaattaaataaattgagattttaaaaaaaagctagtatcaataatggtgaccatgaaactaccggattgttgtaaaaacccatttggttcactaatgttcttcagggaaggaaatctgctgtccttacccggtttggcctataAGTGAACTccggacccacagcaaagtggttgacacaTATCTGCTTTCTGAAATTGCAATTCACCAACCCCTCCTGAAGGGCAactgggatgggtaataaatgttggtcttgcccaCATCCTAtggctcaatttaaaaaaaaaatgactacattaaaggtgctatataagtgcaagttgttgttgttgccatttTTACGATGGTCTGTGTGGCACTTCCTGTACACTCAGGAAATAGATGTGCAATGGGGGCTGGTTATCGGATGGCTTTATACGCGTTGTCTTCAGGTAGAGATACCGAAGCTTAAGATGCTTGAACCCATCATTTATAGCCCATCGTGATGATTCCGTTTAAAATCAGGGGCTGCGGGTTGGGAATTATCTTGTTGCCACTtgtcagccccgacctggatgttgTCTAGATCCTACTGTGGGATCATCGTTATGTATCTCACAGCTAATTTCTCCACTTTAAATTGAAATAATATGAATTGTGCAGATGGATCTAGTATCTCACATGCCCTTCTAGAGCTCTATTGATTGTTGTACTGTTTTAGATTGAAACGGTCGATGTTGAAAAGTGGAACATCAGAAATCAACTGAAAAGCTACTCCCTGCGAGTGAGAACAAGAATTAAAAATTACATTTCACGCTCTCCCTGGAGTGCCTggagtgagtctgtcaatattggtAAGCATATAAACCTGTTTAAACTTAAGCTAAATAAGGTTTCTGCTGCACGTGCAGTAAAGTTAGGCAGCGGGAGCGATTCTGAGGAAATGCCTAAATAATATTacactgcatgtagttctggtcaccatattacaggaatgaTCTGATCACACcagagagggtccagaggagatttatgaggatgttgcctggactggagaattttagctatgaggaaagatttgataggctggggttattttctttggaacagaggaggctgatgggagatttaatagaggtgtataaaattatcaggggcctagATAAAGAATAGGAAGGATCTAATTCccttccattacaacagtgactacattccaaaagtccttcattggctgcaaagtgctttgagacatccggtggtcgtgaaaggcgctatataaatgtaaatcttgctttttagcagagggttcaataaccagggggcataggtttaaagtaattggtagaaggattagaggatagctgagatgaacttttttcatccagagggtggaactcactgcctgaaagggtggtggaggcagaaaccctcatcgcatttaaaaagtacttggatatgcacttgaagtgccgaaacctacaaggctacggaccaggagctcgtaagtgggattaggctggacagctctctgttggctggcacagacacgatgggccgaatggcctccttctgtgccgtaaagctCTATGATTTTGTGATACACCCTCGCTAATCCTTACGTGTGTGAGGACCCACCTGTACCCCAGGTTCCCAAGTCAGCTGGCTCTATGTCCCATTTGCAGGTAAAACTTCTCACTACCCATAAAATCTAGCACCAGGTCTAGGCTGGGCCTAGAGCATAAACTTAGTAAGAGCATAAactcttaggggccgaaattcagctccccaaaaaggcctccTACCGGCAGAACGTGGTGGCCAGgcggcggagtcgagcggccgccaGCATCCGGTTCAATGGCCGCCACCAGCGAAATTTAGCTGGGGGGTTTATCTGGCggaccccacttctgccccgctgctgccaaccgtCCTAAGGGCGACCTCAAAGGGCGCACCGCCGATCTCTGTCGGTGCAGCTTGCTTTCAGTATGTGAGCCACGGCAGCACGGcgaccattcaaggggagggcacactgctgcaGCCGGCatgtattttttttgtcggccgactcccagttcgggccgacaattatgcccctgggttcggccgggccgccgacaggcagcctgccatcccactcttgggtgccagaccattggcccggccgaaaccctccctggtggcccagtggaccgaagtttctaaatgccgaaggctctcccctttaagtgaaggggagagacgtggtgacgcgtaCGCGTaatgacgtcatcaccgctccgctgatgactgacagcggtggataCTCCGTCCTGCCCCCAGTTCCGCCCCCCCACAGAGTGCTcaccgccccacttccgcccctattatgaccgacttccggtccgcttcaaAAAAAATGACGgagagctgaatttaccgaaagaggcgacctcatccgacgcgtcggaaaaaacacttcaggagcagAAGGTGTTTcaggcgggggtgaatttcggccccataatcttTGCAGGGACATGGGGCAGAGGAGATGGAGGTCAGTGTTAACATTCCACTATGAATTTTGCAAATGCTGAGGGATACTCTGTTTTTTCTTCACTCTACCTCAATTTGGCTTAGCTGACTGCTCAAAATCAACTTGTTATTTGCCACCATTCTTGAACTTCTTTTCCTGAGACCAGGAAGTCCAACATCAACAGTAGGGAAAATCCCAAGGCTGTTCATGAAATATGATTAGTATTTAAATAGGCTCGCTGCGATTGTCAAATATAGAGGCATTAAAACATGAGACATTGTTGCTTTATAGAGAATCCAGAGAAAATTTAAAATTCAAAGTGTGCAGCTTATACTGCCACTTTCGCAACAGGGCAAAGTAGCTTGGGGGaaagataaaaagaaagaaagacgtctcaaagtgctttacagccaatgaagcacttttggagtgtagtcactgtggtaatgtgggaaacgcggcagccaatttgtacacagcaagctcccacaaacagcaatatgataatgaccagatgatctgtttttttggttatgttgattaagcgataaatattggccagaacaccgagggtaacttccctgctcttcttcgaaatactgccatggaatcttttacgtccacctgagagagctgacggggcctcggtttaatgtctcattccaaagatggcacttccgacagtgcagcactccctcagcactgcactggaatgtcagctactGGGAGAAAACGATtgagcagaacataagaacataatatcataagaaataggagcaggagtaggccacttggccccccgACCCTTCTCcatcatttaataaaatcatggctgatctgatcctggactcagctccacttccctgcccgctccccataatcctttattccttgatcgctcaaaaatctgtctacctccaccttaaatatattcaatgacccagcctccacagctctctggggcagagaattccatagatttacaaacctctgagagaagaaattacccctcatctcagttttaaatgggcggccccttattctaagactgtccctagatttagtttcccctatgagtggaaatatcctctctacatccaccttgtcgagccccctcatcaccttatatgtttcgataagatcacctctcattcttctgaactccaatgagtatcggctcaacctactcaacctatcttcataagtcaaccccctcatttctggaatcaacctagtgaaccttctctgaagagtctccaatgcaagtatatccttccttaaatacagataccaaaactgtacacagtactctaggtgtggcctcaccaataccctgtacagttgtag
This genomic interval carries:
- the LOC139274906 gene encoding interleukin-5 receptor subunit alpha-like isoform X1, translated to MMLATSFLLMAAVWTITVIGAALAPMEETSNPSSVSNLKCMFYDNVSMNCTWDINKQAPPDAQYDLYYMLQYTNERKYCKSYLTHGRRKGACHVEKYNLQPIDDATICVADSRPNLMKPYCKDITPLTFYEVGPPMNIKETESHIEWEPPRGKHPLNDFIYQIQIADGSNYVKAEIETVDVEKWNIRNQLKSYSLRVRTRIKNYISRSPWSAWSESVNIEQKQKPKENTYLKISIAIAVTFVVVLLLLMFLCRRFKLFKSLCQPIPDPKKKFNGLFDSTSGDFQKWINVDHPVTKDPEECVTITVED
- the LOC139274906 gene encoding interleukin-5 receptor subunit alpha-like isoform X2; translated protein: MMLATSFLLMAAVWTITVIGAALAPMEETSNPSSVSNLKCMFYDNVSMNCTWDINKQAPPDAQYDLYYMLQYTNERKYCKSYLTHGRRKGACHVEKYNLQPIDDATICVADSRPNLMKPYCKDITPLTFYEVGPPMNIKETESHIEWEPPRGKHPLNDFIYQIQIADGSNYVKAEIETVDVEKWNIRNQLKSYSLRVRTRIKNYISRSPWSAWSESVNIETETERKHVFENLDSDRSYFCCGAAAADVPLQKVQVIQKPVSTNPRS